The proteins below come from a single Lactobacillus johnsonii genomic window:
- a CDS encoding ABC transporter permease, whose amino-acid sequence MNLIVSAIGQGLLWALLGLGLYLTFRILNFADMTVEGTFPLGAAVAVANISHGMSPYLATFLALLAGMAAGLVTGLLYTKGKIPILLAGILTMTAIYSINLRIMGGSNISLIGKKTLLNNEFLENLPQYFNSVALGIVIVVVITGILIFFLNTDFGQAFIATGDNPSMAKSLGIHTDFMVIVGLMLSNGIVALCGALIAQNNGYADINMGIGTIVIALASIIIGEVAFGELTLNQRLVAVTLGSIIYRLILLAVLQLGFSANDLNLISSIVLALCMMLPQLEKVLHLKKPVERGVKKHD is encoded by the coding sequence ATGAACTTGATCGTATCTGCTATTGGCCAAGGTTTGCTATGGGCTTTGCTTGGCTTAGGATTATATTTGACATTTAGAATTTTGAATTTTGCTGATATGACCGTAGAAGGAACCTTTCCATTGGGTGCAGCTGTTGCAGTAGCTAATATTTCACACGGAATGTCCCCATACTTAGCTACTTTCTTAGCCCTTTTAGCTGGAATGGCAGCAGGTTTAGTAACGGGATTATTATATACAAAAGGAAAAATTCCAATTCTACTTGCTGGTATTTTAACAATGACGGCAATTTATTCTATTAATTTAAGGATTATGGGCGGTTCTAATATTTCGTTGATTGGCAAGAAGACATTACTCAACAATGAATTTTTAGAAAATTTACCCCAATATTTTAATAGTGTTGCTTTGGGTATTGTTATTGTAGTAGTGATTACTGGAATTTTAATTTTCTTTTTAAATACAGATTTTGGTCAAGCTTTTATTGCTACCGGAGATAATCCAAGCATGGCTAAATCATTAGGAATTCATACAGATTTTATGGTGATCGTCGGATTAATGCTATCAAATGGAATAGTTGCCTTATGTGGAGCATTAATTGCGCAAAATAATGGTTATGCCGATATTAATATGGGAATTGGAACTATTGTTATTGCTTTAGCTTCAATTATCATTGGTGAAGTAGCTTTTGGAGAATTGACCTTAAATCAGCGTTTAGTGGCGGTAACTTTAGGTAGTATTATCTATCGTTTGATTTTACTCGCTGTACTGCAACTTGGATTTTCAGCTAATGATTTAAATTTAATCTCTTCAATTGTCTTAGCTCTATGTATGATGCTTCCACAATTAGAAAAAGTCTTACATTTGAAAAAGCCAGTAGAAAGAGGTGTGAAAAAGCATGACTAA
- a CDS encoding ABC transporter ATP-binding protein, whose amino-acid sequence MTKPILELKDVKTTVKTADGEIVPILKGINLEIRPGDFITIIGTNGAGKSTLFNTIAGSLKPDSGILRHNGQDITKMSEEKRTQFIGRVFQDPKMGTAPRMTVAENLLLATKRGKRRFLKIRRLKQNLPRFKKLAAVMNNGLESRLNTFVEGLSGGQRQALSFLMATIEKPDILLLDEHTAALDPHTSENLLAVTDKQIKENKLTALMITHHMEDALKYGNRLLVLKDGKVKADISEEEKKSLKVSDLYSYFED is encoded by the coding sequence ATGACTAAGCCAATTCTAGAATTAAAAGATGTCAAAACAACTGTTAAAACAGCTGATGGTGAAATTGTTCCAATTTTAAAAGGAATTAATTTAGAAATTAGACCTGGAGATTTTATTACTATAATTGGGACAAATGGAGCGGGCAAATCTACACTTTTTAATACGATTGCGGGTAGTTTAAAACCTGATAGTGGTATTCTTCGGCATAATGGGCAAGATATTACGAAAATGAGTGAAGAAAAGCGGACACAATTTATTGGACGAGTTTTTCAAGATCCTAAGATGGGGACTGCTCCGCGAATGACTGTGGCAGAAAATTTATTACTAGCAACAAAACGGGGAAAGAGAAGATTTTTAAAGATTAGAAGACTTAAGCAAAACTTACCTCGTTTTAAAAAGCTAGCTGCAGTTATGAATAATGGCTTAGAGAGTCGTTTAAATACGTTTGTAGAAGGTTTATCTGGAGGCCAAAGACAAGCTTTGAGCTTCTTGATGGCTACAATAGAAAAGCCCGATATTTTATTATTAGATGAGCATACAGCAGCTTTAGATCCTCATACTAGTGAAAATCTACTAGCAGTAACTGATAAGCAAATTAAAGAAAATAAATTAACTGCCTTAATGATTACACATCACATGGAGGATGCTTTAAAATATGGAAATCGTCTTTTAGTGTTGAAGGATGGTAAAGTTAAAGCAGATATTAGTGAAGAAGAAAAAAAGAGTTTAAAAGTAAGTGATCTTTATAGCTATTTTGAAGATTGA